The genomic window CAAAGAGCCAGAAGTACGCCATCGGTGCCGGAATAGGTCTGTTCCTCACTCTCATTGGCCTAAACGACGTTGGAATCCTCTCGGCTCAGGTGGAGGGTTCAAAGGACGCTATAATACCCCTCGGAAAGACCGTCCTCCTTTCGGGGACACTCAAGTTTACCGGACTTAACACGAGTGTTCTGCTTTCAAAAGAGGTTCTCCTGTTTCTCTTTGGTCTCCTCCTAACTGGCATTCTCATAGCGATGCGCATCAAAGGAGCCCTCCTGATATCAATCCTGACGACAAGCGTTCTTGGTTGGATTACCGGAGTAGCACCTTGGCCGGAAAAGCTGTTCTCGACCCCTACAATAAGCTACACCTTCATGAAGATGGACCTCCACGGTCTCATTAACGCCGGGGCCCTTGGTGTCGTCTTTGCTTTCTTCATGGTGGACTTCTTCGACACCCTCGGAACGGTAACAGGCCTCAGCGCCAAGGCTGGTTTTCTCACTAAGGACGGCAAGGTTCCAGATGCTGAGAAGGTTCTCTTGACCGATGCGATAGGAACTACCCTCGGTGCCGTCCTTGGAACCTCGACCGTTACCACCTACATCGAGAGCGCCGCTGGAATAGAAGAAGGCGGAAGGACAGGAATGACTGCCCTCGTCACAGGTCTGCTCTTCCTTGCGATAGGGCTCTTTATTGCACCCCTGGCAAGTTCTATCCCAAGTTTTGCAACCGCTCCAGCGCTTGTCATAGTCGGCTACTACATGCTCAGCGCCCTTAAGGAGGTTGACTTCAGCGACCACACCGAGGCTTTACCCGCTTTCCTTGTGCTCATCACGATACCCTACACCTACTCCATAGCGGACGGAATAGGCGTTGGCTTCATAAGTTACACCCTTCTCAAGGTCTTCAGCGGTCGCTGGAAGGAAGTCCACCCGTTAATGTACGTCTTGGCTCTGGTTTTTGTAACCTACTTTGCCTACCTCGGTGGTCTCTTCTGATTTCTTTTTTAAGCGAAGAAGAGGGAATCGGTGATTAAACGAAAAGCGTTAAAATCACTCGTCCAGTTTCTCCTTCAGGAACTGCTTGAGGACGTATGGGCACTGCTCCTGTATGAACTTCGCGAACTCCTTCATTCTCTTGACTGTGACCTCGCTCACGTAGTGCTCGAACTGGCAGGCGTCGTGCTCCGCTATCTCGGGCGGGATTCCAAGTATATCCACGAAGAACTTCGTCAGGAAGACGTGCTTTGAATAAGTCTCTTCGGCTATTTTCTTGCCTTTTTCCGTGAGAAGAATCCTGTCGTACTTCTCATACTCTACGAGTCCCTTCTCGGCGAGCTTCTTGAGGGCATCAACAACGCTTGGCGGTTTGACATTCATTATCTTGGCTATGTCCTTCACCCTGATTACGCCCTTGTTTTTGTGAAGGATGTACATTGCCTCTAGATACTCCTCTTCCCTCTTGCTGACATGCACGGCCCTCACCGGGTTAGGTTTGCCAAAAACCTTTAAGTAGTTTTCCCAAAACTTAAAAGTTTTAGGTGAATCGGCTATCGGTGGTGGCTATGGCACTCTACTTCATTGGCCTTG from Thermococcus sp. includes these protein-coding regions:
- a CDS encoding NCS2 family permease, encoding MGWFEEYFHFERYGTNMRTEILAGVTTFLTMAYILFVNPQILSAAMGKEAFDSLVAVTALSAGITTIIMGLYARKPFALAPGMGLNAYFAYTVAPKYGWRVALAAVFVEGLIFIALTLTKVRSAVIHAIPKSQKYAIGAGIGLFLTLIGLNDVGILSAQVEGSKDAIIPLGKTVLLSGTLKFTGLNTSVLLSKEVLLFLFGLLLTGILIAMRIKGALLISILTTSVLGWITGVAPWPEKLFSTPTISYTFMKMDLHGLINAGALGVVFAFFMVDFFDTLGTVTGLSAKAGFLTKDGKVPDAEKVLLTDAIGTTLGAVLGTSTVTTYIESAAGIEEGGRTGMTALVTGLLFLAIGLFIAPLASSIPSFATAPALVIVGYYMLSALKEVDFSDHTEALPAFLVLITIPYTYSIADGIGVGFISYTLLKVFSGRWKEVHPLMYVLALVFVTYFAYLGGLF
- a CDS encoding metal-dependent transcriptional regulator yields the protein MHVSKREEEYLEAMYILHKNKGVIRVKDIAKIMNVKPPSVVDALKKLAEKGLVEYEKYDRILLTEKGKKIAEETYSKHVFLTKFFVDILGIPPEIAEHDACQFEHYVSEVTVKRMKEFAKFIQEQCPYVLKQFLKEKLDE